In Bacteriovorax stolpii, a single genomic region encodes these proteins:
- a CDS encoding DnaJ C-terminal domain-containing protein, with protein MTDPYKILGVEKTATLDDIKKSYRKLAKKYHPDLNPGNKEAEKKFKEISHAFDLIGTEESKAKFDRGETDEHRQHEYEEYRTNRGANRNHRYSSSYSSDYDPEDLFESLFGNRRGHGRFTSEGMDFAGEDVLYQMEVDFVEAALGGEKVITLPNGKKLQVKIPAGIEEGKKLKFKGMGSPGVGSGAAGDAYIQISIKPLAGFTRVENDIHSEVPISFFEAIHGAEIEVPTIDGSVMLKVPAGVSSGSKLRIKHKGAGPKENRGNQIVTLKIVIPKHVAPELQEAIIDLEKKYSYNPRIHA; from the coding sequence ATGACTGACCCATATAAAATTTTAGGTGTTGAAAAAACAGCGACTCTCGATGACATCAAAAAATCTTACCGCAAGCTCGCCAAAAAATATCATCCGGATTTAAACCCAGGCAATAAAGAGGCCGAAAAAAAGTTTAAAGAAATCTCTCATGCCTTTGATCTGATCGGAACAGAAGAGTCCAAGGCGAAATTTGACCGCGGAGAAACAGACGAGCATCGCCAGCACGAATATGAAGAATACCGTACGAATCGCGGGGCCAATAGAAATCATCGCTACTCTTCTTCCTATAGTTCTGATTATGACCCGGAAGATCTCTTTGAGAGCCTTTTTGGAAACCGCAGAGGTCATGGCCGTTTTACTTCTGAGGGCATGGACTTCGCAGGAGAAGATGTGCTCTATCAAATGGAAGTCGACTTTGTAGAAGCGGCCCTGGGAGGAGAAAAAGTCATCACTCTTCCCAATGGAAAAAAACTACAGGTCAAAATCCCGGCAGGAATTGAAGAAGGTAAAAAATTAAAGTTTAAGGGCATGGGCTCTCCTGGAGTTGGCTCAGGTGCGGCGGGAGATGCTTACATTCAAATTTCAATAAAACCACTCGCCGGTTTTACTCGCGTAGAAAATGATATTCACTCCGAAGTGCCTATTAGTTTCTTTGAAGCTATCCATGGTGCGGAAATTGAAGTCCCCACCATCGATGGGAGCGTCATGCTCAAAGTCCCAGCTGGAGTCTCCAGCGGCTCTAAGCTGAGAATCAAGCACAAAGGAGCCGGCCCCAAAGAAAACCGCGGCAATCAAATTGTCACTTTAAAAATTGTGATTCCAAAACATGTGGCTCCGGAACTCCAGGAGGCCATCATAGACTTAGAGAAAAAGTATTCCTATAACCCGAGGATCCACGCATGA
- a CDS encoding Hsp20/alpha crystallin family protein has protein sequence MRNRALINLLQPNYSPFFFDQIFDDTTQNAAYRNFRESEEAYFTTIDMPGVNSSDIAIDMEENIIRVSAERKDAYDKETVVRKYDYIINVPKNVDREKISAHYENGVLNLALHKTVQDKAKKKITISTGERPKSWSDFLNFKKHEAVDGQEAKTVN, from the coding sequence ATGAGAAATAGAGCATTAATCAATTTGTTACAACCTAATTATTCACCGTTTTTCTTTGACCAAATATTTGACGACACTACTCAGAACGCGGCCTACAGGAATTTCCGCGAAAGCGAAGAAGCTTACTTTACAACAATTGATATGCCGGGGGTTAACTCGTCCGACATTGCCATTGATATGGAAGAGAATATTATCCGAGTAAGTGCAGAGAGAAAGGATGCCTATGACAAAGAGACAGTCGTGCGCAAATACGACTACATCATCAACGTTCCAAAGAACGTGGATAGAGAAAAAATTTCTGCGCATTATGAAAATGGCGTGTTGAATTTAGCGCTTCATAAAACCGTCCAAGACAAGGCCAAAAAGAAAATCACCATCTCTACGGGTGAAAGGCCAAAATCCTGGAGCGATTTTTTGAACTTCAAAAAACATGAAGCCGTTGACGGTCAAGAAGCAAAGACTGTTAATTAA
- a CDS encoding ABC transporter permease — translation MKRNLAFANLAVVTNLEYRLNYFVDALVQPILTTGIEILLWIAVFKGAHTDMIAGFSRESYLSYALWSAFFARIATSWMYEFRMIEEISSGTINSLIVRPMSFYEYYLSQLMGYKIVTTIISLLVPIAGAYIFNLPAILTRLPLATLLCFYYLILVHTISFIISTMAFHFTKISSITVAKNLFFWILMGELFPLDLLPEPFKTTIISLPFASGVFVPVGYITGRVGIETVYTGFISVTVGLIVLNLLGAYLWKKGIDSYVGTGA, via the coding sequence TTGAAACGGAATCTCGCATTCGCTAATCTGGCCGTCGTCACCAATTTAGAATACCGTCTAAATTATTTTGTCGATGCGCTTGTTCAGCCTATCTTAACAACTGGGATTGAGATCCTTTTATGGATTGCTGTCTTTAAAGGTGCTCACACTGATATGATCGCCGGGTTTTCTCGCGAAAGTTATTTGAGTTACGCTCTTTGGTCTGCTTTTTTTGCCAGAATTGCCACAAGCTGGATGTACGAATTCAGAATGATTGAAGAAATCAGCTCTGGGACAATTAACAGTTTAATTGTTCGCCCAATGAGTTTTTACGAATACTATCTTTCACAGTTAATGGGATACAAAATCGTCACGACCATTATCTCTCTTCTTGTTCCGATTGCCGGCGCTTATATTTTTAACCTTCCGGCCATTTTAACAAGACTGCCGTTAGCGACTCTGCTTTGTTTTTATTATTTGATCCTGGTTCACACGATCAGTTTTATTATTTCGACCATGGCCTTCCACTTCACTAAAATTTCTTCAATCACGGTAGCGAAGAATTTATTTTTCTGGATTCTAATGGGAGAGCTCTTTCCGCTAGATCTACTTCCAGAGCCTTTTAAAACGACGATTATCAGTCTTCCGTTTGCTAGCGGTGTGTTTGTTCCTGTTGGATACATCACAGGACGCGTGGGCATTGAAACTGTTTATACTGGATTTATCTCTGTCACCGTAGGACTTATTGTTCTTAACCTTCTTGGTGCTTACCTTTGGAAAAAAGGCATAGACTCTTACGTAGGAACGGGGGCGTAA
- a CDS encoding ATP-binding cassette domain-containing protein: MKYVIETQDLMRVYKTYQKPEGLVNSIKGIWERKYDSKIALNKTSIKIESGKIIGLVGANGAGKTTLLKILSGLVTPSSGEATVLGYRPWERKNEFLSQMSILLGQKNQLWWDISPVDSYALLARIYDLDIVKTRKRVDELATMLDCKHVLTTQLRRLSLGERMKMEIIGALLHEPKILFLDEPTIGLDIVAQENIRNFLSNYVKEREPTVILTSHYMDDIATLADSLLLISKGNIVYQGTVEEFTNNTNSELAHDEKVDFEEVIRRFLETESRIR; this comes from the coding sequence ATGAAATATGTAATCGAAACCCAAGACCTGATGAGGGTCTATAAAACTTACCAGAAGCCCGAAGGTCTGGTGAACTCTATCAAAGGGATCTGGGAGCGAAAGTACGACTCTAAGATCGCTTTAAATAAGACCTCAATTAAAATCGAATCGGGAAAGATCATCGGTCTGGTCGGTGCCAACGGGGCCGGGAAAACCACGCTTTTAAAGATCCTTTCCGGACTAGTGACACCAAGCTCTGGTGAAGCCACAGTTTTAGGTTATAGACCTTGGGAGCGCAAAAACGAATTCCTAAGCCAGATGAGTATTCTCTTAGGACAAAAAAACCAGTTATGGTGGGATATCTCACCGGTAGACTCATACGCACTCCTTGCGCGCATTTACGATCTGGATATTGTTAAAACCAGAAAGCGCGTGGATGAGCTGGCGACAATGCTTGATTGTAAGCATGTTTTAACAACTCAGTTAAGAAGACTCTCTCTTGGTGAAAGAATGAAGATGGAAATCATCGGTGCTCTTTTACATGAGCCGAAGATTCTCTTCTTGGATGAACCTACCATCGGTCTGGATATTGTCGCTCAGGAAAACATCCGAAACTTCCTTTCAAACTATGTGAAGGAAAGAGAGCCGACAGTTATTTTAACCAGCCACTACATGGACGATATCGCCACTCTGGCCGATAGCCTGCTTTTAATTTCTAAAGGCAACATCGTTTACCAGGGAACAGTAGAAGAATTTACTAACAATACTAACAGTGAACTCGCACACGACGAGAAGGTCGATTTTGAAGAAGTCATTCGCCGTTTTCTTGAAACGGAATCTCGCATTCGCTAA
- a CDS encoding ABC transporter permease, translating into MFHTLKKYASLYKAMFKASFIADLEYRANFFTRILTDVFWYAAQILTFEVLYQHTEKIGDWDVHQMRVFLGLLFVIDAFYMIIIHENLENITEKVRKGDLDLLLAKPVNSQFMLTLQKANTAIFGNLILGSSWLIYSLSQLPDFNYFRLLWLILLVPCSLAVVYSMRFMFSATAVIFTRSENLQFLWWQVYRLGMRPDSMYNPYIKYVILTLIPVGVIVSIPARALLNPPDLNYLLWPVVLVPILIYGTHRFWNFALKFYSSASS; encoded by the coding sequence ATGTTTCATACTCTAAAAAAATATGCTTCACTTTATAAGGCGATGTTCAAGGCTAGTTTTATTGCTGATCTTGAATACCGCGCGAACTTCTTTACCCGCATCCTGACTGATGTTTTCTGGTATGCCGCTCAGATCTTAACTTTCGAAGTGCTTTATCAGCACACAGAAAAAATTGGAGACTGGGATGTTCACCAGATGCGCGTCTTCTTAGGACTCCTATTTGTGATTGATGCTTTTTATATGATTATCATTCACGAGAATTTAGAAAATATTACGGAGAAAGTAAGAAAGGGAGACCTGGATTTACTGCTGGCAAAACCAGTGAACTCGCAGTTTATGCTGACGCTACAAAAAGCTAACACGGCCATCTTTGGGAACTTAATCCTGGGAAGTTCGTGGCTGATCTACTCTCTGTCTCAATTGCCAGATTTTAATTACTTCCGCCTTCTTTGGTTGATTCTTTTAGTTCCATGCAGCCTTGCGGTTGTGTATTCGATGCGCTTTATGTTTTCTGCCACAGCAGTTATTTTCACGCGCTCAGAGAATTTACAATTTTTATGGTGGCAGGTTTACCGCCTGGGGATGAGACCAGACTCAATGTACAATCCGTATATCAAATACGTGATCCTAACACTGATTCCAGTGGGTGTTATCGTCAGTATTCCGGCAAGAGCGCTGCTTAATCCGCCTGACTTAAACTACCTTCTTTGGCCGGTGGTTTTAGTTCCCATTCTTATTTATGGGACTCACCGCTTTTGGAATTTCGCACTCAAGTTTTACTCGAGTGCGAGTTCGTGA
- a CDS encoding chaperone modulator CbpM yields the protein MKLPLRRNLDDVSRICGLETDTIIHFIQEEWVSPIDIELKMLDEEDICRILLIHDLQEKFGVNDEAIPIILHLVDQLNYIIHNSERDSL from the coding sequence ATGAAGCTTCCCCTAAGAAGAAATCTCGATGACGTCTCTAGAATTTGTGGACTCGAAACTGACACGATTATCCATTTTATTCAGGAGGAGTGGGTTTCCCCCATTGATATCGAACTCAAAATGCTCGATGAAGAAGATATTTGCAGGATTCTTTTAATTCACGACCTGCAGGAGAAGTTTGGAGTCAACGACGAGGCCATTCCTATTATTCTTCATCTGGTAGATCAACTCAATTATATCATTCACAATTCGGAAAGAGACTCGTTATAA
- a CDS encoding SOUL family heme-binding protein, which produces MNQEKVTLDIPLSEKLKGIPGFFGIRLGEEPFYEVVCTEGDKEIRKYNSFILASVTINGNFEEVKKEAFACLASYIFGQNKDHKHLKMTSPVLQEETNDYIPMTSPIYQGPNSNGWTMSFVLPQKYNLATAPTPKDNRILLHKSPERMVASLRYSGANDQEKIKKFSAELVQWISKSDLFFPVGDIQIAQYDGPTTIPFLRRNEVHVEVKQFF; this is translated from the coding sequence ATGAACCAAGAAAAAGTGACTCTCGACATTCCCTTGAGTGAAAAACTTAAAGGCATCCCAGGTTTTTTTGGAATCCGATTAGGTGAAGAGCCTTTCTATGAGGTGGTCTGCACTGAAGGCGACAAAGAAATCAGAAAATACAATTCCTTCATTCTCGCCTCGGTTACGATTAACGGTAACTTCGAAGAGGTCAAGAAGGAGGCCTTTGCATGCCTAGCTTCCTATATTTTTGGCCAAAACAAAGACCATAAGCACCTGAAGATGACCTCTCCAGTCCTTCAGGAAGAAACCAATGATTATATCCCCATGACCTCTCCTATTTATCAAGGGCCTAATTCAAATGGCTGGACCATGTCGTTTGTGCTTCCGCAAAAGTACAACCTGGCCACGGCGCCAACTCCTAAAGACAATAGAATTCTTTTACATAAAAGTCCTGAGCGCATGGTGGCCTCGCTGCGCTACTCAGGGGCCAACGATCAGGAGAAGATCAAGAAATTTTCTGCTGAGCTGGTTCAATGGATCAGCAAAAGTGATCTCTTTTTCCCGGTTGGCGATATTCAAATTGCTCAATACGACGGCCCAACCACAATTCCTTTTTTAAGAAGAAATGAAGTCCACGTCGAAGTGAAACAATTTTTTTAA
- a CDS encoding helix-hairpin-helix domain-containing protein, producing MKAKKASEALTLEQIPNIGKAFVKDLNLLGITKPQQLAGKDPIALYRKLEKITGQRHDPCVCDTLMAAVDFMEGGKPVPWWDFTAKRKKILE from the coding sequence ATGAAAGCAAAAAAAGCAAGTGAAGCATTAACTCTGGAGCAAATCCCCAACATTGGAAAGGCCTTCGTCAAAGACCTAAACCTATTGGGCATCACGAAACCACAACAACTTGCGGGAAAAGACCCTATTGCTTTATACCGCAAGCTTGAAAAAATAACGGGTCAAAGACACGATCCATGTGTTTGTGACACCTTAATGGCCGCCGTGGACTTTATGGAGGGGGGAAAACCTGTTCCCTGGTGGGATTTTACGGCTAAACGAAAAAAGATCTTGGAGTAA
- a CDS encoding VOC family protein: MDTEVNAIPKGLRTVTPYIIVSDPKKALDFYEKALGAKIISKVEIQQGQIAHAEFKVGDSIIMMAGDDPGMHLSPQTGEYRSVSFMVYVPDVDAAAEKAMAAGMKMVKEVRDQFYGDRTGTFEDPFGHIWTLGTHIEDLTPDEIKERAQRVYS, encoded by the coding sequence ATGGATACAGAAGTAAATGCAATACCCAAGGGTTTAAGAACAGTCACCCCTTATATTATTGTCAGTGATCCAAAAAAAGCGCTGGATTTTTATGAAAAAGCGTTGGGGGCGAAAATTATTTCAAAAGTCGAAATACAGCAAGGGCAAATTGCCCATGCCGAATTCAAAGTTGGAGACTCTATCATCATGATGGCCGGTGATGATCCAGGCATGCATCTTTCCCCTCAAACGGGAGAATACCGTTCAGTGAGTTTCATGGTGTATGTTCCAGACGTGGATGCAGCAGCAGAAAAGGCCATGGCCGCAGGAATGAAAATGGTAAAAGAAGTGCGTGATCAATTTTATGGAGACCGCACCGGAACCTTTGAAGACCCGTTTGGACATATATGGACACTCGGAACGCACATCGAAGACCTCACTCCCGACGAAATCAAAGAACGTGCACAGAGAGTGTATTCATAA
- a CDS encoding GNAT family N-acetyltransferase, translated as MKYKTAKNNEDLKLFFPVLKELRPHLSFEEYLSIYQEAHARDQYEMVALVENEKILALMGYRVLCDFVRGRHLYIDDLVSVEKSKGHGAQLLSYAEEKARELECTGGLRLCAVLENTGGIKFYEKNGWKARAFAFVKKPL; from the coding sequence ATGAAATATAAAACCGCTAAAAATAATGAAGATTTAAAACTTTTTTTCCCAGTACTCAAAGAGCTTAGACCTCATTTAAGTTTTGAAGAATACCTGTCCATTTACCAGGAAGCTCATGCTCGTGATCAATATGAAATGGTTGCATTAGTAGAGAATGAAAAAATACTGGCGCTGATGGGCTATAGAGTTCTTTGTGATTTTGTACGAGGAAGACATCTTTATATTGATGATTTGGTTTCTGTTGAAAAATCTAAGGGCCATGGAGCTCAACTTTTATCTTACGCAGAAGAAAAGGCACGGGAGCTTGAGTGCACTGGTGGATTGAGATTGTGCGCTGTTTTGGAAAATACTGGCGGTATTAAGTTTTATGAAAAAAACGGTTGGAAGGCGAGGGCCTTTGCTTTTGTAAAAAAGCCCCTTTAA